One window of the Candidatus Kinetoplastibacterium desouzaii TCC079E genome contains the following:
- the folP gene encoding dihydropteroate synthase, translated as MIHKTLQCGRFNLDWSSPVIMGILNLTPDSFSDGGSYTSISTALHQAERMINEGVDVIDIGAESTRPSSIFVPADEELKRLLPVVEVLMDYNIPISIDTYKPEVMQVMLDMGVDLINDVHGFMNPCSMEIVSSYNCALCVMHMKEHIGNTTHPDLIDSKSIVVDVCDFFDNQVNRLVNNNINSDRLILDPGFGFGKSVKQNYFLINKLADIRYKNLPILVGLSRKSMIGNITGNNTSNRLIGSIAAMLSAVTNGANFVRVHDVASTVEALKIWAAVNQDF; from the coding sequence ATGATTCATAAAACTCTTCAATGTGGTCGTTTTAATCTTGATTGGTCATCTCCAGTAATTATGGGCATATTAAATCTTACTCCTGATTCATTTTCAGATGGTGGTAGTTATACTTCTATTAGTACAGCATTACATCAGGCAGAGAGAATGATTAATGAAGGTGTTGATGTAATAGATATAGGGGCAGAGTCTACTAGACCATCATCTATATTTGTTCCTGCAGATGAGGAATTAAAAAGATTGTTACCTGTTGTTGAAGTTTTAATGGATTATAATATTCCTATATCTATAGATACATATAAGCCAGAAGTTATGCAAGTTATGTTAGATATGGGGGTTGATTTAATAAATGATGTTCATGGTTTTATGAATCCATGTTCAATGGAGATTGTTTCTTCCTATAATTGTGCTCTTTGTGTTATGCATATGAAAGAACATATAGGCAATACTACACACCCTGATCTTATAGATTCAAAGAGCATTGTTGTTGATGTATGCGATTTTTTTGATAACCAGGTTAATAGGTTAGTAAATAACAATATAAATTCAGATAGATTGATTTTAGATCCTGGGTTCGGTTTTGGTAAAAGTGTAAAACAAAATTATTTTTTAATAAACAAATTGGCAGATATACGGTATAAAAATCTTCCTATTTTAGTAGGACTTTCTAGAAAATCAATGATTGGTAATATTACAGGTAATAATACGTCTAATCGCTTAATTGGGAGTATTGCTGCTATGTTATCTGCTGTGACAAATGGTGCTAATTTTGTAAGGGTTCATGATGTTGCTTCAACTGTTGAGGCCCTTAAGATATGGGCTGCTGTAAATCAGGATTTTTAA
- the glmM gene encoding phosphoglucosamine mutase, translating into MRSKNYFGTDGIRGLVGTLPINIDFAFKLGFATGTVFIERYGYSKNKTIVIGRDTRISGCMLQSAVVSGLLASGVNVLNASIDPMPTSSIAFLVKDLDALGGVVVSASHNPYYYNGFKFFDSSGFKLSEDIELEIEERINHNICYDGSNFGQFIFANDSEDSYINFCKKTFPGELTLSGLKIALDTANGAAYKIAPRVFQELGAEIYSIGITPNGLNINDGVGSLSTELLLKSIKENKCHLGIALDGDADRIIIIDSLGNQFNGDELLYIIIKDHMLFNKIDGVVGTHMTNYGFEFQMGKLGIPFCRSDVGDRFVSEELRKRGWLYGGENSGHLLCLGFHSTGDGIVAALQVLAAIVRSGHDISYLLKDLNMYVQKIVNIPWDSSCNWDDNSSMKEAFSFVKQKLLGRGRVLIRKSGTEPVMRLMVEAEDSCVVDHYINTIISSI; encoded by the coding sequence ATGCGAAGTAAAAATTATTTTGGTACTGATGGTATCAGAGGATTGGTAGGTACATTACCAATTAATATTGATTTTGCATTTAAATTGGGTTTTGCAACTGGAACTGTTTTTATTGAAAGATATGGATATTCAAAAAATAAAACTATCGTTATAGGTAGAGACACTAGAATATCAGGTTGCATGTTGCAGTCTGCAGTTGTTTCAGGTTTGTTGGCTTCAGGTGTAAATGTTTTAAATGCCAGCATAGATCCTATGCCAACTTCTTCTATTGCTTTTTTAGTTAAGGATTTAGATGCTTTAGGGGGAGTTGTTGTGAGTGCTTCTCATAACCCTTATTATTATAATGGTTTCAAATTTTTCGATTCAAGTGGCTTTAAATTATCTGAAGATATTGAGTTAGAGATAGAAGAAAGAATAAATCATAATATTTGTTATGATGGAAGCAATTTTGGTCAGTTTATTTTTGCAAATGATTCTGAAGACAGTTATATAAATTTTTGTAAAAAAACATTTCCTGGGGAATTAACGCTTAGTGGGTTGAAAATTGCATTGGATACAGCGAATGGTGCGGCTTATAAAATAGCTCCTCGCGTTTTTCAGGAATTAGGAGCTGAGATTTATTCTATAGGGATTACACCTAATGGACTCAATATTAATGATGGAGTTGGTTCGTTATCTACTGAATTGTTATTAAAAAGTATAAAAGAGAATAAATGTCATTTAGGTATTGCTCTTGATGGAGATGCAGATCGTATAATTATTATAGATTCTCTTGGTAATCAATTTAATGGTGATGAATTACTTTACATTATCATAAAAGATCATATGTTATTTAATAAAATTGATGGTGTTGTTGGTACTCATATGACTAATTATGGTTTTGAGTTTCAAATGGGAAAATTAGGAATTCCTTTTTGTAGATCTGATGTGGGTGATCGTTTTGTTTCGGAAGAATTACGAAAAAGAGGATGGTTATATGGCGGTGAGAACTCTGGTCATTTGCTTTGTTTAGGTTTTCACTCTACAGGAGATGGAATAGTTGCTGCGTTGCAGGTGTTAGCTGCTATAGTACGTAGCGGGCATGATATATCATATTTATTGAAAGATTTAAATATGTACGTTCAAAAAATTGTGAATATACCTTGGGATAGTTCTTGCAATTGGGATGATAATTCATCTATGAAAGAAGCCTTTTCTTTTGTAAAACAGAAATTATTAGGTAGGGGTCGTGTATTAATAAGAAAATCTGGTACAGAACCAGTAATGCGTTTGATGGTAGAGGCTGAGGATTCTTGTGTTGTGGATCATTATATTAATACTATTATTTCTTCTATATAG
- the ppk1 gene encoding polyphosphate kinase 1 produces the protein MVKHFSKDSLFLNRDLSFLSFNERVLDIAEKSNIPLLERLRYICIVSLNLDEFFEIRVASLKEQRRLQPDLESKDGLILFEDFYKIQAFTHSIVNRQYDLLNNSIIPELLSNHIFISNESEWDESQFEWARSFFTKDVMPLLTPIGLDPAHPFPMVYNKSLNFIVSLSGVDAFGRQASIAVVQTPRTLPKLIRMPLELSKNRYSYVLLTTLLKAFVGDLFPGLVIKGCYQWRVTRNSNLFVDEEEVSNLRLALQGELSQRHFGAAVRLEIDEFIPNSLECFLQKEFSLSDYDIYKVNGPINLSRFMQICDSKELHHLSFKPYYPSIPTPFRSSKDKPSILFDFLKKQDILLHHPYQSFQPVIDFLTAASLDPDVVAIKQTIYRTGEDSELMKILLLAAKNGKEVTVVVELMARFDEQTNINWASKLEEVGAHVVYGVVSYKTHAKMALVLRREKGVLKRYVHLSTGNYHTRTSNLYTDFGVLTSDFSLSEDIDKIFSQLTGLGARLSMKSMLYSPFTLHEAMISMIRKETDISLKGKKSRIIAKMNSLLEPEIIKELYIASESGVQIDLIVRGVCALRAGVPGLSENIRVRSILGRFLEHSRVFYFYSDGEEKLFLSSADWMGRNFFRRVEIAFPIVNESIKKRIFEEAFTYALRDNQFAWDQYDGKYIKHINDNTELDFSSQNYLMDIFKS, from the coding sequence ATGGTAAAACATTTTTCTAAAGATTCTTTGTTTTTAAATAGAGATCTTTCATTTTTAAGTTTTAATGAGCGTGTTCTTGATATTGCAGAAAAATCCAATATTCCCTTGCTAGAAAGACTAAGATATATTTGTATAGTAAGTTTGAATTTAGATGAGTTTTTTGAAATAAGAGTTGCTAGTTTAAAAGAGCAACGTCGTTTACAGCCAGATTTAGAAAGTAAGGATGGTTTAATATTATTTGAGGATTTTTATAAAATACAAGCATTTACTCATTCTATAGTAAATAGACAGTATGATCTTTTGAACAATTCTATTATTCCAGAATTATTATCTAATCACATTTTTATATCTAATGAGAGCGAATGGGATGAATCTCAATTTGAATGGGCAAGAAGTTTTTTTACTAAAGATGTGATGCCATTGTTAACACCTATTGGTTTGGATCCAGCTCATCCTTTCCCAATGGTTTATAACAAGAGTTTAAATTTTATAGTTTCACTATCAGGGGTTGATGCTTTTGGTAGACAAGCATCTATAGCTGTTGTTCAAACACCAAGAACATTACCTAAATTAATAAGAATGCCATTGGAATTGTCTAAAAATAGATATAGTTATGTTCTCTTAACAACTTTACTTAAAGCTTTTGTCGGTGATTTGTTTCCAGGTTTGGTAATAAAAGGTTGCTATCAATGGCGCGTTACTAGAAATAGTAATTTGTTCGTTGATGAAGAGGAGGTTAGTAATTTAAGATTGGCTTTACAAGGAGAGTTATCTCAGCGTCATTTTGGTGCTGCTGTTAGATTAGAAATAGATGAGTTTATTCCAAATTCTTTAGAGTGTTTTTTACAGAAAGAATTTTCTTTGTCAGACTACGATATCTATAAAGTTAATGGCCCTATTAATTTGTCTAGATTTATGCAAATTTGTGATTCTAAAGAGCTGCATCATTTATCTTTCAAACCATATTATCCCTCGATTCCTACTCCTTTTAGATCATCTAAAGATAAACCATCTATTTTATTTGATTTTTTAAAGAAACAAGATATTTTATTACATCATCCTTATCAGTCATTTCAACCGGTCATTGATTTTTTAACTGCCGCTTCTTTAGATCCGGATGTTGTTGCTATTAAGCAAACTATTTATCGCACTGGAGAAGATTCAGAGCTGATGAAAATTCTTTTATTGGCCGCTAAAAATGGGAAAGAAGTTACGGTTGTTGTGGAGTTAATGGCTCGTTTTGATGAACAGACAAATATTAATTGGGCTTCTAAATTAGAAGAAGTTGGAGCTCATGTCGTATACGGAGTAGTTTCTTATAAAACACACGCTAAGATGGCCTTGGTTTTACGTAGAGAGAAAGGGGTTCTAAAGAGATATGTTCATTTAAGTACAGGCAATTATCATACTCGCACATCAAATTTATATACAGATTTTGGTGTTCTTACTTCAGACTTTTCTTTAAGTGAAGATATTGATAAGATTTTCTCCCAGTTAACTGGGTTGGGCGCTCGTCTTTCTATGAAATCTATGTTGTATTCTCCTTTTACATTACATGAAGCGATGATTTCTATGATTAGAAAAGAGACTGATATATCTTTAAAAGGAAAAAAATCTAGAATAATAGCTAAAATGAATTCCTTATTAGAGCCAGAAATTATTAAAGAGTTATATATTGCTAGTGAATCTGGTGTCCAAATAGATTTAATTGTTAGAGGTGTATGTGCTTTAAGGGCTGGAGTTCCTGGTTTATCTGAAAATATAAGGGTTCGTTCAATTTTAGGAAGGTTTTTAGAGCATTCAAGAGTCTTTTATTTTTATTCAGATGGAGAGGAAAAATTGTTTTTATCATCTGCAGATTGGATGGGTAGGAATTTTTTTAGAAGAGTAGAAATAGCTTTTCCTATAGTAAATGAAAGTATAAAAAAAAGAATTTTTGAAGAAGCATTTACTTATGCTTTAAGAGATAATCAATTTGCCTGGGATCAGTATGATGGGAAATATATAAAACACATTAACGATAATACCGAATTAGATTTCAGTTCTCAGAATTATCTTATGGATATTTTTAAATCATAA
- the rfbC gene encoding dTDP-4-dehydrorhamnose 3,5-epimerase, with amino-acid sequence MIIKKLPISDALIIKPKMFIDNRGYFFESFNLQRFNSALEAEHYFVQDNISFSRKNVLRGMHFQEDKPQSKLIQVIDGKIFDVIIDIRRKSSTFGKWTSVILDSQNNYQLWVPEGFAHGFLVLSNYARIFYKTTQFYYPKLEKCLLWNDKKVNIKWPKTKNLIISTKDQNGENFESLF; translated from the coding sequence ATGATTATTAAGAAATTACCTATCTCAGATGCTCTAATTATCAAACCTAAAATGTTTATAGACAATAGAGGTTATTTTTTTGAGAGTTTTAATTTACAAAGATTCAATTCTGCTTTAGAAGCAGAGCACTATTTTGTACAAGATAATATTTCTTTTTCAAGAAAGAACGTATTAAGAGGAATGCATTTCCAAGAAGACAAACCTCAATCTAAATTAATTCAAGTAATTGATGGTAAAATTTTTGACGTTATTATTGACATAAGAAGAAAATCTAGCACTTTTGGCAAATGGACAAGTGTAATATTAGACTCTCAGAACAATTATCAATTATGGGTTCCAGAGGGATTTGCTCATGGATTCTTAGTTCTTTCTAACTATGCTAGAATTTTTTATAAAACAACTCAGTTTTATTACCCTAAACTAGAAAAATGTCTTTTGTGGAACGATAAAAAAGTTAACATAAAATGGCCAAAAACAAAAAATCTTATAATATCAACTAAAGATCAAAACGGGGAAAATTTTGAATCTTTATTTTAA
- the rfbD gene encoding dTDP-4-dehydrorhamnose reductase, which translates to MKILLIGQKGQLGQKIYKQLTEIKYISLICWDRQTIDLLYTESVFYKLLTIKPDIIINSAAYTNVDQAEKNIELTFRINYILIKTLVKYSLLTKSLLVQFSTDYVFDGKKNQPYTETDPTNPLNIYGHSKLASDLYILQKNCNSLIFRISWLFSSQGNNFLLKILDQAQYKQTLRITSDQYGSPLSANEVASISTKLILELYKHKKNGAHLYHISINNIMSRYSLAKSFLTKIKNESKTIKIKCNKIIPIKYLNYDDKTQRPRNSALKANEIIQKHCFLPNINKCIYETIEEIKIKQQDKNDY; encoded by the coding sequence ATGAAAATTTTACTTATTGGTCAAAAAGGTCAACTCGGACAAAAAATATATAAACAACTAACAGAAATAAAATACATATCTTTAATATGTTGGGATAGACAAACTATAGATCTTTTGTATACAGAATCTGTATTCTATAAACTGTTAACCATAAAGCCAGATATAATAATAAATTCTGCTGCATACACCAATGTAGACCAGGCAGAGAAAAATATAGAATTAACATTTAGAATAAATTACATTCTAATTAAAACTTTAGTTAAATATAGCTTGTTAACAAAATCATTATTGGTTCAATTTTCAACAGACTATGTTTTTGATGGAAAAAAAAACCAACCATACACTGAAACAGACCCAACAAACCCTTTAAACATTTATGGTCATTCAAAATTAGCATCAGATTTATATATTCTTCAAAAAAATTGCAACTCATTAATTTTCAGAATAAGTTGGCTATTTTCCTCACAAGGTAATAATTTTTTACTTAAAATTTTAGATCAAGCTCAATACAAACAAACTTTAAGAATAACAAGTGATCAATATGGATCACCATTATCAGCAAATGAAGTTGCTTCAATCAGCACAAAATTAATATTAGAATTATATAAACATAAAAAAAATGGCGCCCACTTATATCATATAAGCATAAATAATATAATGAGCAGATATAGCTTAGCTAAATCTTTCTTAACTAAAATAAAGAATGAATCAAAAACAATTAAAATAAAATGCAATAAAATAATACCGATAAAATATTTAAATTACGATGACAAAACACAAAGACCTAGAAATTCTGCTTTAAAAGCCAATGAAATAATACAAAAACATTGTTTTCTTCCAAATATTAATAAATGTATTTATGAAACAATTGAAGAAATAAAAATAAAACAACAAGACAAAAATGATTATTAA
- the rfbB gene encoding dTDP-glucose 4,6-dehydratase, which produces MTILVTGGAGFIGSNFIESWFSLSTEKVINLDSLNYAANIEKISQFTNKYNYEFIKGDIGNEHLVKNLLKIYKPTTIINFAAETHVDTSIKNPNIFIKNNVVSFFNLINISKEYWNSLNMQCRSSFKFIQISTDEIYGSLKKTDAPFTENSPYKTNNPYSASKASANHIAQAFFTTYGFPTILTICTNNYGPYQFVEKFIPNVINSAINNQYIPIYGNGEQIRDWIYVKDHCNALIELIKYGTPGESYNIGNNNEVTNIKLAIFICDILDELSPKQCGDNYKNQIKFIHDRPGHDVRYSINANKIIKHTKWIPIESLESGMRKTIYWYLNKKQEKKF; this is translated from the coding sequence ATGACTATACTTGTAACTGGAGGAGCTGGTTTCATAGGCTCAAATTTTATAGAATCTTGGTTTTCCTTATCTACAGAAAAAGTAATAAACTTAGATAGTCTTAATTATGCTGCAAACATAGAAAAAATCTCTCAATTTACTAACAAATACAATTATGAGTTTATAAAAGGAGACATAGGTAATGAGCATCTAGTAAAGAATTTATTGAAGATATATAAACCTACTACTATTATTAACTTTGCAGCTGAAACACATGTCGACACTTCAATAAAAAATCCTAATATATTTATAAAAAATAATGTAGTTTCTTTTTTTAATTTAATAAATATCTCTAAGGAGTATTGGAACAGCTTGAACATGCAATGCCGTTCATCATTTAAATTTATACAAATATCAACAGATGAAATTTATGGCTCTCTAAAAAAAACAGACGCTCCCTTTACAGAAAATAGCCCATATAAAACAAACAATCCGTATTCTGCAAGCAAAGCATCAGCAAATCATATTGCACAAGCATTCTTTACCACATATGGATTTCCAACAATATTAACTATTTGCACAAATAACTATGGTCCTTATCAATTTGTAGAAAAATTCATTCCCAATGTTATTAACTCCGCAATTAACAATCAATACATTCCAATATATGGAAATGGTGAACAAATTAGAGATTGGATATATGTTAAGGACCACTGTAATGCTCTCATTGAACTTATTAAATACGGAACTCCTGGGGAAAGCTATAATATTGGAAATAATAATGAGGTCACAAACATAAAACTTGCTATATTTATATGTGATATTCTTGATGAATTATCACCCAAACAATGCGGAGATAATTACAAAAATCAAATTAAATTTATACATGATAGACCTGGGCATGATGTAAGATACTCTATAAACGCAAATAAAATAATAAAACATACTAAATGGATACCTATAGAAAGTTTAGAATCAGGAATGCGAAAAACTATATATTGGTATCTAAATAAAAAACAAGAAAAAAAGTTTTAA
- the dapA gene encoding 4-hydroxy-tetrahydrodipicolinate synthase, whose amino-acid sequence MASHVNATFGGSIVALITPMSSDGDFDYQAYRALIDWHISEGTDALVVVGTTGESPSVSLEEHAELIKVAVEHSNNRIPVIAGVGANSTSEAIYLTKHAKMVGAHAGLSVVPYYNKPSQEGIYRHFKKIVESVDLPIILYNVPGRTVADITNETALRLAEIPGIIGIKDATGDIARGVLLIREAPKGFQVFSGDDPTAAALIMLGAHGNISVTANVAPRLVHELCVAAKNGNVDKVRELNMRLALLNKALFVEANPIPVKWALSEMGLTSLGYRLPLVSLGNQYHDVVRQAMKVAGVI is encoded by the coding sequence ATGGCGTCCCACGTAAATGCTACTTTTGGGGGAAGTATAGTAGCTTTAATTACCCCTATGTCTTCTGATGGTGATTTTGATTATCAAGCTTATCGTGCTTTAATTGATTGGCATATATCAGAAGGAACTGATGCCTTAGTTGTTGTTGGAACAACTGGAGAATCACCTTCTGTATCTCTTGAAGAGCACGCTGAATTAATCAAAGTAGCAGTAGAGCATTCTAATAATCGTATACCTGTAATTGCTGGTGTTGGTGCTAACTCTACTAGTGAAGCTATTTATTTAACAAAACATGCTAAGATGGTTGGTGCTCATGCTGGTTTATCAGTAGTTCCTTACTATAATAAACCTTCTCAAGAAGGTATATATAGGCATTTTAAAAAAATTGTTGAATCAGTTGATTTGCCTATAATACTTTATAATGTTCCAGGAAGAACTGTAGCTGATATTACGAATGAAACAGCTCTTAGGCTTGCAGAAATACCTGGTATAATAGGTATTAAAGATGCTACTGGTGATATTGCAAGAGGTGTTTTACTAATTAGAGAGGCTCCAAAGGGGTTTCAAGTTTTTAGTGGTGATGATCCCACTGCTGCAGCTCTTATAATGTTAGGAGCTCATGGTAATATTTCTGTTACGGCTAATGTTGCTCCTCGTCTTGTTCATGAATTATGTGTTGCTGCTAAGAACGGTAATGTAGATAAAGTTAGAGAATTAAATATGAGATTAGCTTTGCTTAATAAGGCTTTATTTGTTGAAGCTAATCCTATACCAGTAAAATGGGCTTTAAGTGAAATGGGATTAACTTCATTAGGTTATCGCTTGCCTTTAGTCTCTCTTGGTAATCAATACCATGATGTTGTAAGACAGGCAATGAAAGTAGCTGGTGTAATTTAG
- the mutS gene encoding DNA mismatch repair protein MutS, with amino-acid sequence MEIDSCIKMPESIEGLTPLMQQYVSLKKEAGDILLFFRMGDFYEMFYEDAKKASHLLNISLTKRGFVNGIPIPMAGIPVNSLEQYLGKLIDQGESIAICEQIDNCNNSKNNLVERKIVRIVTPGTVVEDSLLPLKSDSAMIAINHEKDKIGISFLNLASGDFRVIECKGTEELKSELHRISPTEIIIADDYNNNNLHFKAVFTRVPKWHFQHENATSKLLEHFGIFSLDSFGLEKESVCIGAAGALLRYAYKAQSFALTHVQKIQVDNSKQYVLLDPSTRRNLEITQTVYGEKEPTLFSLLDKCSTTMGSRLLRRWLHNPLINDKEIILRQQAINSLLPKNNDQKNTSSNTLSLKEIRKLLKEISDIERISSRIALKSARPRDLICIKNAMETLPNITSQLSCIQESTKITNIIKDLYLDISLYSLLNKSIVTEPPLTIKDGGVIEVGFDQDLDELRSIYSKNNSYLEELEARERKITGINNLKVSFSRLNGFYIEISKSQSDKVPDNYKRLQTLKSTERFIINELKEWENKFFSSKEKSITREKYIYEQILSKIQDHLKELMTCAKALAELDVISSLAEHAFIYKWNPPYISNSNEIIIKGGRHPIVEANIESFVPNDCILTNTQRMLIITGPNMGGKSTYMRQVALISLLARVGSFVPANRASIGKIDRIFTRIGASDDIAGGKSTFMVEMTETSVILSAGNQNSLVLIDEIGRGTSTMEGTSLAWGIADYLLNTNKSLTLFATHYFELTQIPNIYKNSINVHMSALEVDNELTFLHELREGPAEQSYGIQVARKAGIPTEVIKKSIDKLYSLSKKNTNSKNKKEEDLILIKSIESNLHKNTYEMIQKIDTSNTTPLEALNKIEEIKSFIRKEINQNS; translated from the coding sequence ATGGAAATAGACTCTTGCATTAAAATGCCAGAATCAATAGAAGGCTTAACACCACTAATGCAGCAATATGTTTCTCTTAAAAAAGAAGCTGGAGATATATTACTATTTTTTAGAATGGGAGATTTTTATGAAATGTTTTACGAGGATGCTAAAAAAGCATCACATTTACTTAATATAAGTTTAACAAAAAGAGGTTTTGTTAATGGCATACCAATACCAATGGCTGGTATACCAGTAAATTCTTTAGAACAATATCTAGGAAAACTCATAGATCAAGGAGAGTCAATTGCAATATGTGAACAAATAGATAATTGCAATAACTCCAAAAACAATTTAGTAGAACGAAAAATTGTTAGAATAGTAACTCCTGGCACTGTAGTAGAAGATTCTTTATTACCATTAAAATCAGATAGTGCAATGATTGCTATAAATCATGAAAAAGACAAGATAGGAATTTCTTTTCTAAATCTTGCTAGTGGAGATTTTAGGGTTATAGAATGTAAAGGAACAGAAGAATTAAAATCAGAATTACATAGAATATCACCAACTGAAATCATTATAGCGGATGATTATAATAATAATAATTTGCATTTTAAAGCGGTATTCACTAGGGTGCCAAAGTGGCACTTTCAACATGAGAATGCAACTAGTAAATTATTAGAGCATTTTGGTATATTTTCATTAGATAGTTTTGGATTAGAAAAAGAATCTGTGTGTATAGGCGCAGCAGGAGCCTTATTACGATATGCTTATAAAGCACAGTCTTTTGCTTTGACTCATGTTCAAAAAATTCAAGTTGACAATTCCAAACAATATGTTCTTTTAGACCCATCCACAAGAAGAAATCTAGAAATAACACAAACCGTTTACGGAGAAAAAGAACCAACACTCTTTTCTTTATTGGATAAATGTTCTACTACCATGGGAAGTAGACTTCTAAGAAGATGGTTGCATAACCCTCTAATTAACGATAAAGAAATCATACTAAGACAACAAGCCATAAATAGCTTATTACCTAAAAATAATGATCAAAAAAATACTTCCTCAAATACACTTTCTTTAAAAGAAATCAGGAAACTATTGAAAGAAATATCTGATATTGAAAGAATATCATCTAGAATAGCATTGAAATCAGCAAGACCAAGAGATTTAATATGCATTAAAAATGCTATGGAAACATTACCAAACATAACATCCCAATTATCTTGCATACAAGAATCGACTAAAATCACAAATATAATAAAAGATTTATACTTAGACATTTCACTATATTCTCTTTTGAACAAATCAATTGTAACAGAACCTCCTTTAACAATAAAAGATGGTGGAGTAATAGAAGTTGGTTTTGATCAAGATCTAGATGAATTAAGATCTATTTATAGTAAAAACAACTCCTACTTAGAAGAACTAGAAGCAAGAGAAAGAAAAATAACTGGAATAAATAATTTAAAAGTTTCGTTTAGTCGCTTAAATGGTTTCTATATAGAGATTTCTAAAAGCCAAAGTGATAAAGTACCAGATAATTATAAACGTCTTCAAACATTAAAGAGCACAGAACGATTTATTATTAATGAATTAAAAGAATGGGAAAATAAATTTTTTTCATCTAAAGAAAAATCTATAACAAGAGAAAAATATATATACGAACAAATTTTATCTAAAATACAAGATCATTTAAAAGAATTGATGACCTGTGCTAAAGCCCTGGCTGAATTAGATGTAATATCTTCATTGGCAGAACATGCATTTATATACAAGTGGAATCCACCATACATAAGCAATTCAAATGAAATAATAATTAAAGGAGGAAGACATCCTATAGTTGAAGCTAATATAGAATCATTTGTACCTAATGATTGCATTCTAACAAATACACAAAGAATGCTCATTATAACTGGCCCTAATATGGGTGGCAAATCAACATATATGAGGCAAGTAGCCTTAATATCACTATTAGCTAGAGTAGGTAGTTTTGTTCCAGCAAATAGAGCATCTATAGGTAAAATAGATAGAATATTTACTCGCATAGGAGCATCAGATGATATAGCAGGTGGTAAATCTACCTTTATGGTAGAAATGACAGAAACCTCTGTCATTCTTTCAGCTGGTAATCAAAATAGTTTGGTTCTAATAGATGAAATAGGAAGAGGAACTTCTACAATGGAAGGAACATCTTTAGCATGGGGGATAGCAGATTATTTATTAAACACCAATAAGTCTTTAACACTATTTGCCACTCACTACTTTGAACTTACTCAAATACCTAATATATATAAAAATTCCATTAATGTACACATGAGCGCACTAGAAGTAGACAACGAACTAACATTCCTTCATGAACTAAGAGAAGGACCAGCAGAACAAAGCTACGGAATACAAGTTGCAAGAAAAGCTGGTATCCCAACAGAAGTAATAAAGAAATCTATAGATAAACTATATAGTTTAAGTAAAAAAAACACAAACTCAAAAAATAAAAAAGAAGAGGATTTAATATTAATCAAATCTATTGAAAGTAATCTTCATAAAAACACTTATGAAATGATCCAAAAAATAGACACGTCCAACACGACGCCATTAGAAGCTCTTAATAAAATAGAAGAAATTAAATCTTTTATAAGAAAAGAAATTAATCAGAATAGTTAA